The region GGCCGACACCTCTGATGTAACTACCAGCCGAATCGCACGAAATCAAAGATTTCGGTTCTCTGGCCGCCTCGGAGAGGGAGGCTACAAGAGCGAAGTCAAAAGCAAAATCGCCGTTTATCGTTTTGTTTCTGACTATTATTGACGTGTTTGTCACTTCTATTTTTACGCGGCAATTTACCGCGCCGCCCGGTGATGTTATAATCTTACCAAATAATAAAAAAAGGAGGCTGCGGCTGATGATAAATTCCGTACTCCCATACTGGGACCAAAACATTGACCTTGACATCGCGCCGTGGGTTCCTTATGGCAAAGATTATTCGCCGGTGACGGTGAACAGGCTCTACGATCCTCTCCTTGGCAGCCTCGCGGGGCTTGCGCTCGAGATGAAGAGCGAATTCCTCTATCTGCGCAGCTTTCAGAGCGGAAATGTGGGAACGATGGCGCGCCAGAATATGATCGATCCGGGGCGCAACGGCGGGCTGGAGCTCGGCTTCACGATGGTGTTCTCTTACTCCGAGATGCTCGAGCATTCGGTGCTGCCGCTGCTTCACCAATATCCCGGGCTGATGGCAGGGCTCACGCTCTGCGATATCTGGAGCGATAATGTCCTTGTGGACGAATGCAAGGTGCTTCTGCTCGTCAATGAAGATCCATTCTTCAACGAGGCGGCTTTCATGGAGTCTCTCTATAAGTCGTTTCAGGCCCTGTCAGGGCGCGAGAGCTCAAACCTCTCGTTCTTCGCGGAGAAGTTTGGCTACCGCCGCTTTTCTATAAGCTATGAGACGGACAATCTCACGCAGATGCGGATAACGCAGGCCCTCTTCGACATCGAGCTCGACGCGACGAAGGACGTCCTCGGGCCTGTGCCTGAGCTGAAGATACCGCTGCTGCCGTCGATCGGATAGGAGCGCCGGAGAAAAGGCAAGATAAAAAATCTGGGAGCCGTAAAAAATGGCTCCCAGATTTTTTGTTACGGTTTTACCGCGGTGATGAGAGCGCTCGCGGAGACGCCCTCAATATCTTTCATCTCCGCCTCGGTGAGATCCATGACGCTGCTCTTTACGACCTCCATGTTTATCTCATGCGGTTTGGTCACTGTCACGCGGACCTGTGTGAAGCCCGCCTTTTTGAGCTTTTCTCCGTACTCTTCCGCCGGAAGAGCGCCAGCCACTCATCCGGACCAGGCGGCGGGGCTCTCTTTGAGCTTCTCCGGCACCCTTTTCAGCAGCACGACGTCCGAGACGCAGAAACGGCCGCCGCGCGTGAGGACGCGGAAGGCTTCGCGGAAGACCCTGTCTTTGTCGGGTGAGAGGTTTATCACGCAGTTTGAGAGCAGCACGTCGACGCCGCCGTCGTGAAGGGGGATATCTTCGATGTAGCCGCGCAGCAGCGTTATATTTTTCAGGCCGAGCCGGTCGATGTTCTTTCTCGCTTTATCGAGCATCGCCTGCGTCATGTCGAGGCCGTAGACATGCCCCGCCGCGCCTACGCGCCTTCCCGCCAGAAGAAGGTCCAGCCCCGCGCCGCTGCCGAGATCAAGCACCCGCTCGCCCGGCTTGAGCAGCGCCGCCTCGATGGGATTGCCGCAGCCGAAACTCTGCACCGGCAGCTCCCGCAGCAGCTCTTCATCGTAGTTGCCCGCGCTCATATCGCTCAGTTCCACGCCGCGCGGAGCTGATTCCACCGCCTCCGTGTAGGCCTGTTTTACCGATTCCCTTATATCCGGCATCCTCGCACACCAATCCTTTTATCACCATATTGTATTGACGGATGTCAATGTGACTATATTATAACAATATATTCAAAAGAATCAATGTGTCGATTTGTAAGAAGCGCAAAAAAGCCGCCCCTTTTGTTGCCGGGGCGGCGTGCTGCAATATTCTGCCGCGAAGGTGATCAGTTATTTTCCGCGAGCACCTTGAGCAGCTTGGTTTCGTCGATGTTTCCGCCCGAGATGACGATGCCGGTCTTACGTCCCCTGACGGGGGCCTTTCCGGCAAGCAGCGCCGCGATCCCCACGGCCCCCGCTCCCTCTATGACCATATGCTGTTCGCGGTGCATAAAGGCGATCGCGGAGGCGAGCTCCGCCTCGGTGACCTCCAGTATCCCCTTGACGCGGAGCTTGGCGAGCGAGAGGAGGCTCTGGGGGATGCCGCCGGCGAGGCCGTCTGCGAGGGTCTCGCCATATTCGACCTCTTTCACGCGCCCCTCTTCCCAGGAGACCACCCAGGGATTTGAGGTGTCGGTCTGGACGCCCCAGATCTCGACGTCGGGATTCAGCGCCTTCGCGGCGATGGCGACGCCGTTCATCAGCCCGCCGCCGCCCGCGGGCACCAACAGCAGTTCGATATCCGGTTCGTCGGTGAACATTTCAAAGCCCGCCGTCCCCTGTCCCGCGACGACCGCCGCGTCCTCGAAAGAGGAGACGTAGGTGACGCCGTGCGCCGCCGCGTATTCGTGCGCCGTCTTCTCGGTGAAATCATAATCGCCGTCGGCGACGACAAGTTCCACGAAGTCTCCGCCGCGCCAGCGGATCGCCTCTTTTTTCGTCTCCGGGCAGGCGTTGGGGACGAATATTTTTGTCTTTATCCGTAGCTCCCGCGCGGCCATCGCCACCCCCTGTCCGTGGTTGCCGCTCGAGCAGGTCACCACGCCGAGCGCCCGCTCTTCCGGGGTGAGGGAGTTCATCTTGTAGAGCGCGCCGCGCAGCTTGAAGGAGCCGCAGAGCTGCTGGTTTTCAAGTTTGAGATAGACGGGGGCTCCGGCCTTCACGCTCAGAGCGTGCGAGTATTCGGTGGGGGTGTGGCGCACGCGCCCCCGGAGGAATTTGTATGCCTTTACCACGTCTGTGATGCCGGGGTTTATCGGAAGAGTGCTCATCATGGTGCCTCCTTAAATAAATTAATATATAATGCTGTAATATTAACACAGAGTGGATAGTTTTATCCAAGGATGTATAATCCGCCGCTGTGATTTGGTAATTTTTCACCGGGAGGTATGTTTGATGCCGTTGGAGCAGAAAGAGATAAGATACCCGCTTTTAAGGGTGAAACTTGACGGGATCAGGGAAAACGCCAGCCGTCTCGTAGATGAGTGCGCCCGGCACGGCGTCGGCATCTGGGGTGTCTCGAAGGGCGTCTCGGCCCTTCCCGAGGTTGCGCGCGCCTTTGAGGCCGCGGGAATAAAGGTGATCGCCGACAGCCGCCTCGACAA is a window of Cloacibacillus sp. DNA encoding:
- a CDS encoding methyltransferase domain-containing protein, giving the protein MPDIRESVKQAYTEAVESAPRGVELSDMSAGNYDEELLRELPVQSFGCGNPIEAALLKPGERVLDLGSGAGLDLLLAGRRVGAAGHVYGLDMTQAMLDKARKNIDRLGLKNITLLRGYIEDIPLHDGGVDVLLSNCVINLSPDKDRVFREAFRVLTRGGRFCVSDVVLLKRVPEKLKESPAAWSG
- a CDS encoding threonine/serine dehydratase, whose product is MSTLPINPGITDVVKAYKFLRGRVRHTPTEYSHALSVKAGAPVYLKLENQQLCGSFKLRGALYKMNSLTPEERALGVVTCSSGNHGQGVAMAARELRIKTKIFVPNACPETKKEAIRWRGGDFVELVVADGDYDFTEKTAHEYAAAHGVTYVSSFEDAAVVAGQGTAGFEMFTDEPDIELLLVPAGGGGLMNGVAIAAKALNPDVEIWGVQTDTSNPWVVSWEEGRVKEVEYGETLADGLAGGIPQSLLSLAKLRVKGILEVTEAELASAIAFMHREQHMVIEGAGAVGIAALLAGKAPVRGRKTGIVISGGNIDETKLLKVLAENN